A region from the Melioribacter roseus P3M-2 genome encodes:
- a CDS encoding T9SS type A sorting domain-containing protein, translating into MCKRILLLIFILSGINLYAQLAQYDEALEGDINSDLTLDANKKYLLKGFVNVNEGATLTIPAGTIIYGEKSSKGTLIINRGAKINAVGAPNNPIVFTSQQPAGQRAAGDWGGIIIAGRASINVPGGTAVIEGGTGTIYGGGENPDDNDNSGIMSYVRIEFPGIAYLPDNEINGLTLAGVGRGTTLDHIQVSYSGDDSYEFFGGTVNAKYLIAYKGVDDEFDTDFGYRGNLQFLAGYRDFNIADISGSNGFESDNDGTGTLNEPRTRPIFSNVTLIGPLVNPDYTEFNPNFKRGMHLRRSTLTSVYNSIIMGYPVGLYLDGENSVAGAQSDSLQIRNTIIAGAQSGKNLTTNVESFDVVSWFKTSSYSNQEFETSVEVKLTDPFNQSAPNATPMSDSPAASGANFDNPRLSGGFFESVEFIGAFDPSGARWDEGWTNYDPQNTDYTLTGVDEEYTNIIPAAYELSQNYPNPFNPTTTISFVLPKSGNVKLTVYNTLGQEVEKLINGYKEAGKYNITWSANNLPSGLYLYRLETENYVVSKKMTLLK; encoded by the coding sequence ATGTGCAAACGTATTTTACTGCTAATATTCATTTTATCCGGCATTAATCTCTATGCTCAGCTTGCTCAATACGATGAAGCGCTCGAGGGAGATATCAATTCGGATTTAACATTGGATGCAAATAAAAAATATTTGTTAAAAGGATTTGTAAATGTTAACGAGGGCGCTACATTGACAATACCCGCAGGTACAATTATCTACGGAGAAAAATCGTCAAAAGGCACACTCATCATTAATCGCGGGGCGAAGATAAATGCAGTGGGCGCTCCGAACAATCCGATTGTATTTACAAGTCAGCAGCCTGCGGGGCAAAGAGCGGCAGGGGACTGGGGCGGTATTATCATCGCAGGTAGAGCAAGCATAAACGTACCCGGGGGAACTGCAGTAATAGAAGGCGGCACCGGCACAATCTACGGCGGCGGAGAAAATCCGGACGATAACGACAACAGCGGTATAATGAGTTATGTGCGCATTGAATTTCCGGGCATAGCTTATTTACCCGACAACGAAATAAACGGGTTGACGTTGGCGGGAGTGGGCAGAGGTACAACGCTCGACCACATACAGGTAAGTTATTCGGGCGACGATTCCTATGAATTCTTCGGAGGGACCGTGAACGCCAAGTATTTGATAGCTTACAAAGGCGTCGACGATGAATTCGATACGGACTTCGGATACAGAGGCAATCTGCAATTTTTAGCGGGTTACAGGGATTTCAATATAGCGGACATAAGCGGCAGCAACGGTTTCGAATCCGACAACGACGGAACGGGAACATTGAACGAGCCTCGAACACGTCCGATATTTTCAAACGTAACATTAATAGGACCTCTTGTAAATCCGGACTATACGGAATTTAATCCGAACTTCAAACGCGGAATGCATTTGCGCAGATCGACATTGACGTCGGTATATAATTCGATAATTATGGGTTATCCTGTGGGATTATACCTTGACGGAGAGAACAGCGTAGCGGGAGCTCAGTCCGACAGTTTACAAATACGCAATACTATTATAGCCGGCGCTCAGAGCGGAAAGAACCTGACGACCAACGTCGAGAGCTTTGACGTCGTCTCGTGGTTCAAAACTTCGTCCTACTCGAATCAGGAATTTGAGACGAGCGTGGAAGTCAAGTTAACCGACCCGTTTAATCAGAGCGCTCCGAATGCGACGCCGATGAGCGACTCGCCTGCTGCAAGCGGCGCAAATTTCGACAATCCCCGTTTGAGCGGAGGATTTTTCGAGTCCGTCGAATTTATAGGAGCTTTCGATCCTTCGGGCGCCAGATGGGACGAAGGTTGGACAAATTACGATCCGCAAAATACCGATTATACGCTCACAGGCGTTGACGAAGAATATACAAACATAATTCCCGCCGCTTACGAGTTGAGTCAAAATTATCCCAATCCCTTCAATCCGACTACAACAATTTCATTCGTACTGCCGAAATCGGGCAACGTAAAATTGACCGTGTACAATACGCTCGGGCAGGAGGTAGAAAAATTGATTAACGGTTATAAAGAAGCGGGAAAGTATAATATTACCTGGAGCGCAAATAACCTGCCTTCAGGTCTCTATCTCTACCGATTGGAAACCGAGAATTATGTCGTGTCGAAAAAAATGACATTATTGAAATAA
- a CDS encoding TonB-dependent receptor translates to MNLFTATKTRSSKLIKTIRLILLIAAVISIHTNAQTNKGTIKGKVVDAASGEAIIGANVFLSGTTLGAASDIEGNYAIENVPAGNYEMIVSYISYAKTKISNVIVKGGEIVIRNVALRSEAIAVDEVVVTSKADESYEAALLNKQKNSISISDGISAEQIKRSPDATSSDALKRITGISVVDNKFIFVRGTSERYSNALLNNSPLSSAEPDKKSFAFDLIPSNLLANTVIDKSYTPDKPGDFAGGLVNLNTIDFPDKLKFNITINGSFSNNTSLEDFKTYNGGKLDFLGIDDGSRSLPSSIPSDLSKGNYSSEEILQFAQTLPNNWSTRTKKAPLNGGFMISLGDGVTLLGPRFGFVAAISYKNNFNRTNLERNEYESSGETRFSYGGRQYKYSTLWGGLLNLSYKLGNNHKLSFKNTYSHTSDDEVSELRGAQFTDSGTEQIQSAFRFTSREVYLGQLSGEHYFGSLLQTEWRLYNSISKRNEPDYRRVIYSRDLGSDNQFAALLGPQVNLKNGGRFYSNLDETTTGFAADFKIPLKAVNLKLGGLYEDKNREFSSRLIGTIINAPGNGYTDFKLLYLPLDQIFSPDNYRRNGFSIQEYLNGTNNYNAGQTISAFYFMAEYSLDFLGKELKLVGGTRLENSRQTVNSRDLSDREDIFIELTNNDLLPSLNLIYKLNENANLRLSANQTVNRPELRELAPFAYFDFYTQTSIRGNSDLKRAVIKNYDLRYESYFGIGEMISASLFYKDMKDAIEQVVVTGSALGSERTFRNSDKAEVYGLELEGRFGLGRITGMLSNFFLNGNYTRVKSSVTVKGTETTIARNGRPLQGQSPYTINIGLSYNSDDNGATVSLLYNRIGERIIEVATAYQEDIIEEPRDVIDFVINKSLTESLSLKFSAKDILGKDQIFKQGDKRARLNGRESAISISISYKL, encoded by the coding sequence ATGAATTTATTTACTGCAACCAAAACGAGGTCGTCGAAATTGATAAAAACAATTCGGTTAATCTTATTAATAGCCGCGGTGATTTCTATTCATACGAATGCGCAGACGAATAAAGGCACAATAAAAGGGAAAGTGGTAGACGCAGCGAGCGGAGAGGCTATCATCGGTGCGAATGTTTTCCTTTCCGGAACAACGCTCGGCGCGGCAAGCGATATAGAAGGCAATTATGCTATCGAAAACGTTCCCGCCGGTAATTACGAAATGATTGTCAGCTATATATCGTATGCCAAAACGAAAATATCAAATGTTATTGTTAAGGGCGGTGAAATCGTAATACGAAACGTAGCTTTGAGAAGCGAAGCCATAGCTGTCGACGAAGTGGTTGTAACCAGTAAAGCCGATGAATCTTACGAGGCGGCTCTGTTGAACAAACAAAAAAATTCAATTTCGATTAGCGACGGTATCAGCGCCGAACAGATAAAAAGATCGCCCGACGCCACGTCGAGCGACGCTTTGAAACGCATTACGGGAATTTCCGTAGTCGACAATAAATTTATTTTCGTAAGAGGCACAAGCGAACGTTACAGCAATGCTCTTTTGAACAATTCGCCTCTGTCGAGCGCCGAACCCGACAAAAAATCGTTCGCTTTTGATTTGATCCCCTCGAATCTCCTGGCAAATACGGTCATCGATAAATCGTATACGCCCGACAAGCCGGGTGACTTTGCCGGCGGTCTTGTAAATCTGAACACGATCGATTTTCCCGACAAACTTAAATTTAATATAACAATCAACGGTTCGTTTTCGAACAATACGTCGCTGGAGGACTTCAAAACTTATAACGGCGGCAAACTCGATTTTCTGGGAATCGACGACGGTTCGCGTAGTCTCCCGTCTTCAATTCCTTCCGACTTGAGCAAAGGGAATTATTCGTCCGAAGAAATATTGCAATTTGCCCAAACACTGCCCAACAACTGGTCTACCCGCACTAAGAAAGCGCCTCTCAACGGCGGATTTATGATTTCTCTCGGCGACGGAGTTACGCTCCTCGGACCGCGTTTCGGTTTCGTAGCGGCCATTTCGTACAAGAATAATTTTAATAGGACAAATCTAGAACGCAACGAGTACGAATCGAGCGGAGAAACCCGTTTCAGCTACGGTGGGCGGCAATATAAATATTCCACTTTATGGGGGGGATTGCTCAATCTCAGTTATAAACTCGGCAACAATCATAAATTGAGTTTCAAAAATACATACAGCCATACTTCCGACGACGAGGTGTCGGAGCTGAGAGGCGCTCAATTTACCGATTCGGGAACGGAACAAATTCAAAGCGCCTTCAGATTTACTTCGCGCGAAGTTTATCTGGGACAGTTATCGGGCGAGCATTACTTTGGTAGTCTGCTTCAAACTGAATGGCGTTTGTACAATTCAATATCGAAGCGCAACGAGCCCGACTACAGGCGTGTAATTTATTCGCGGGACCTCGGCAGCGACAATCAATTTGCGGCTTTGCTGGGACCGCAGGTCAATCTTAAAAACGGAGGACGCTTTTATTCGAATCTCGACGAGACTACTACCGGTTTTGCAGCCGATTTCAAAATTCCCTTGAAAGCGGTTAATCTCAAACTTGGAGGACTTTACGAGGACAAAAACAGGGAATTCAGTTCCCGTTTGATCGGTACGATAATCAATGCGCCGGGCAACGGTTATACCGATTTCAAACTTTTATATCTGCCGCTCGATCAAATTTTCAGTCCGGATAATTACCGACGCAACGGATTTTCTATTCAGGAATATCTCAACGGAACCAATAATTACAATGCAGGTCAGACTATATCGGCTTTCTATTTTATGGCAGAATACAGCTTAGACTTTCTGGGAAAGGAACTTAAATTGGTCGGCGGCACCCGACTTGAAAATTCGAGACAAACTGTCAATTCGCGCGACCTTTCCGACAGGGAAGATATTTTTATTGAACTTACTAATAACGATCTTCTGCCGTCTTTGAATCTAATTTATAAACTGAACGAAAATGCAAACCTGAGATTGTCGGCAAATCAAACCGTTAATCGTCCGGAACTGAGAGAATTGGCTCCGTTTGCTTATTTCGATTTTTATACTCAAACCTCAATACGGGGCAATAGCGATCTGAAACGAGCTGTCATTAAAAATTACGACCTCAGATACGAATCGTATTTCGGAATCGGAGAAATGATATCGGCAAGTCTATTCTATAAAGATATGAAAGACGCAATCGAGCAGGTTGTGGTTACCGGAAGCGCATTGGGCTCCGAAAGAACATTCAGAAATTCCGATAAAGCGGAAGTCTACGGACTCGAACTCGAAGGCAGATTCGGTTTGGGACGAATTACCGGTATGCTTTCGAATTTCTTCTTAAATGGCAATTACACTCGCGTTAAATCTTCCGTTACTGTTAAAGGTACGGAAACAACAATAGCGCGTAACGGCAGACCTCTGCAGGGGCAGTCGCCTTATACTATTAATATAGGATTGTCTTATAACAGCGACGATAACGGCGCAACAGTGAGTCTGCTCTATAACAGAATCGGGGAGAGAATTATCGAAGTAGCCACGGCATATCAGGAAGATATAATAGAAGAGCCGAGGGACGTTATCGATTTTGTAATCAATAAATCATTGACAGAAAGCTTGTCGTTGAAATTTTCCGCCAAAGATATTCTCGGAAAGGATCAGATATTCAAGCAGGGAGATAAAAGAGCCCGCCTGAACGGCAGGGAATCCGCTATTTCAATAAGTATTTCTTACAAACTATAA
- a CDS encoding T9SS type A sorting domain-containing protein: MPEADTIKLVSGCTPPNVIFKLRRGNLSDTIKVIAGFNTMIFYDESENPVMQNETVGFICNSKNEDDLYELHFRSLYDGQNFPEIAPLDSLYENYLIGLFDVMLKVKRNDVYIDSLSQLFLGISLGLGVEDEPGKIPDNFEILSVYPNPFNLSTKIIYELNRRAYVKIGVYNLLGELVELIEQNYKLPGRYELIYQAGALASGVYYIVFTASERVYSKKIALIK; encoded by the coding sequence GTGCCAGAAGCCGACACAATAAAGTTGGTAAGCGGATGCACGCCGCCTAATGTGATTTTTAAATTGCGTCGCGGAAATCTAAGCGATACAATAAAAGTAATCGCGGGTTTCAACACTATGATCTTTTATGACGAATCTGAAAATCCGGTAATGCAAAACGAAACCGTCGGATTTATTTGTAATTCTAAAAATGAAGACGATTTATATGAATTGCATTTTCGGTCGCTATACGACGGGCAAAACTTTCCGGAAATTGCGCCGCTCGATTCTTTGTATGAAAATTATTTGATAGGATTGTTTGACGTAATGCTAAAAGTAAAAAGAAACGACGTTTATATCGACTCGCTTTCTCAACTATTTCTGGGAATTTCTTTGGGTCTGGGAGTGGAAGATGAACCCGGGAAAATACCGGATAATTTTGAAATTCTTTCCGTCTATCCGAATCCGTTCAATCTCTCGACAAAAATTATATATGAACTGAATAGAAGGGCTTATGTTAAAATCGGCGTTTATAATTTGCTGGGAGAACTTGTAGAATTAATAGAACAAAATTATAAATTGCCCGGAAGATACGAGTTGATTTATCAGGCTGGCGCTCTTGCTTCGGGCGTTTATTATATTGTGTTTACTGCATCCGAACGTGTGTATTCAAAAAAAATCGCTCTTATAAAGTAG
- a CDS encoding lysophospholipid acyltransferase family protein, which produces MNYLAEKDEYVTPKSRKSIFPSFGFYLLRLLKVVYTSNRLAVKGMYDDEKWIEASYNILKGLEKTGIRFHISGMSNIKKVEGPVIFVSNHMSILETFVFPCIIHPVKKVVFVMKEELVRFPLFGPVSAARDPILVSRKNPREDLMAVLNQGAEKIKAGKSIIIFPQRTRSLYLDVKSFNTLGIKLAKKNNVPVIPVALISDAWANGKFLKDFGKIDPSKEVKISFGEPIEIKSNGNEEHMQTVEFIKNKFIEWGRAELIRE; this is translated from the coding sequence ATGAATTATTTAGCCGAGAAAGACGAATATGTTACCCCAAAAAGCAGAAAATCAATTTTCCCGTCGTTTGGATTTTATTTATTGAGACTTCTCAAAGTCGTTTATACATCCAACCGCCTGGCTGTTAAAGGCATGTACGACGACGAAAAATGGATTGAAGCTTCGTACAATATTTTGAAGGGATTGGAAAAGACCGGAATCCGTTTTCACATCAGCGGGATGAGTAATATCAAAAAAGTCGAGGGCCCCGTAATTTTCGTATCGAATCATATGAGCATACTCGAAACGTTCGTATTCCCGTGCATAATACATCCGGTCAAAAAAGTGGTTTTCGTAATGAAAGAGGAACTAGTGCGGTTTCCGTTGTTCGGACCGGTTTCCGCGGCTCGCGATCCGATTCTGGTATCGCGTAAAAATCCGCGCGAGGATTTGATGGCCGTTTTGAATCAGGGGGCGGAAAAAATCAAAGCCGGCAAATCGATTATTATCTTTCCTCAACGCACCCGTTCGCTTTATCTCGACGTCAAATCGTTCAATACGCTCGGAATTAAACTGGCGAAGAAAAATAACGTTCCCGTCATACCCGTGGCTTTAATCTCAGACGCGTGGGCAAACGGAAAATTCTTGAAAGACTTCGGCAAAATCGATCCTTCCAAAGAAGTTAAAATCAGCTTCGGCGAACCGATCGAAATTAAATCAAACGGCAACGAAGAACACATGCAAACAGTCGAATTCATCAAGAATAAATTTATCGAATGGGGAAGAGCGGAGCTGATACGGGAATAA
- a CDS encoding ABC transporter permease encodes MFSFFVAGKYIKSYRKSRFISSISVIASAGIAVGMAVVIIALTVLDGFEKVVSEKIVTLNAHVKITGFGNRNLPSPESLIPEIEIKFGDRINKIEPFISKLVLIKSKNFSDGITVTGMDFDGLRRNIGAYLIEGSIDSLGENDIIIGRKLSEKLRVKLNDKLTLFTVYGEEIPSPASPPAIDVFRVAGIFESGMSEYDDLNAYIRFDKASEFFGMFGRISGYNIQLKKIDDIEPITEELQDYLGYPYYVRSVFQIYQSIFTWIDLQKEPIPIVLGLIIFVAVFNIVGTLLMIVLEKTKSIGILRTLGATRAKVTSIFLLHGFYLTLIGILFGNFLAYMLTLLQMKFDIIKLPENVYFVAHVPLHIDINNYLMISLITALISLIASFIPAYISSKIEIISAIKFD; translated from the coding sequence ATGTTCTCCTTCTTCGTCGCCGGCAAATATATAAAATCTTACCGTAAATCGAGATTTATTTCCTCGATTTCAGTTATTGCTTCGGCGGGTATCGCAGTCGGTATGGCGGTAGTAATTATTGCGCTGACTGTTCTCGACGGATTCGAAAAAGTGGTCTCCGAGAAAATTGTAACTCTCAATGCGCACGTAAAAATTACCGGCTTCGGGAACAGAAATCTGCCTTCTCCGGAATCTCTTATTCCCGAGATCGAAATAAAATTCGGCGACAGAATCAATAAAATCGAGCCGTTCATATCGAAATTGGTTTTAATTAAATCGAAAAATTTTTCTGACGGTATTACCGTAACGGGAATGGATTTCGACGGTCTTCGCAGAAATATCGGCGCTTATTTAATCGAAGGCTCGATTGACAGTCTGGGAGAAAACGATATAATCATCGGCAGAAAGCTTTCGGAAAAACTGCGGGTAAAATTAAACGACAAATTAACTCTTTTTACGGTCTACGGAGAAGAAATTCCCTCTCCCGCCTCGCCGCCCGCTATTGATGTTTTCAGAGTCGCAGGAATTTTCGAAAGCGGCATGTCGGAATACGACGACCTGAACGCCTACATCCGTTTCGACAAGGCGTCGGAATTTTTCGGTATGTTCGGCAGAATCTCGGGCTACAATATTCAATTGAAAAAGATCGACGACATCGAACCGATTACGGAAGAATTACAGGATTACTTGGGATATCCGTACTATGTCCGTTCGGTATTCCAAATTTACCAGAGCATTTTTACGTGGATTGATCTCCAGAAAGAACCGATTCCGATTGTACTGGGCTTAATCATTTTCGTGGCGGTTTTCAATATTGTAGGAACTCTTTTGATGATTGTGCTGGAAAAAACCAAAAGTATCGGTATTTTGAGAACGCTCGGCGCAACGAGAGCTAAAGTCACGTCGATTTTTCTTTTGCACGGATTTTATCTGACTTTGATCGGAATTTTATTCGGCAATTTTTTGGCGTACATGCTTACGCTGCTACAGATGAAATTCGATATCATCAAACTGCCGGAAAATGTCTATTTTGTCGCTCACGTTCCTCTCCATATCGATATTAATAATTATTTGATGATAAGCCTTATAACCGCGCTGATATCTCTTATTGCTTCATTTATACCGGCGTATATTTCGTCAAAAATAGAAATTATTTCGGCAATTAAATTCGACTGA
- a CDS encoding ABC transporter permease: MIEYFIAKRYLKAKHKFNLITVISALSVGGITIGVAALIIVLSVFNGFGSLVKSILISFDPHLRIVVTGDDMRDKIEEINSYLKSNSEVKIFFPYVESKVIAYNKRSYEIINLKGIPAENQSQNWGLKEKIISGNYDLKSDGLGKIIIGLPLSLRLSLRVGDTVTVTSARNIERMITSFSPPRSQKFVVAGLFETNNRDYDVSYAFTSIGEAKRLLGYGEEISGIDVRLGNIENAEALKKELTDKFGVDNFSYYTWYDLHKDLYSIMSVERWSAYILLSLIIAVATFNIFASLTMTVLEKKKDIAILRSMGADANTVRRIFMYEGLLVGLIGTVAGIILGLTVCYLQIQYNFYPLDPTKYIINAMPVKVMITDIIAIGGMSLF, from the coding sequence ATGATTGAATATTTCATAGCAAAACGATATTTGAAAGCCAAGCACAAATTTAATCTTATTACGGTTATTTCCGCTCTTTCCGTCGGAGGAATAACGATCGGCGTGGCGGCTTTGATAATTGTGCTGTCGGTTTTTAACGGTTTCGGCTCGCTGGTAAAATCTATATTGATAAGTTTCGACCCGCATCTTAGAATTGTTGTTACCGGCGACGACATGCGCGACAAAATAGAAGAAATTAATTCTTATCTGAAAAGCAATTCGGAAGTTAAAATTTTCTTTCCCTACGTCGAAAGTAAAGTTATTGCATACAACAAAAGAAGTTACGAAATAATAAATCTCAAAGGAATTCCCGCCGAAAATCAGAGTCAAAATTGGGGGCTCAAAGAAAAAATCATCAGCGGTAATTATGATTTGAAGAGCGACGGTCTTGGTAAAATTATTATCGGACTCCCCCTTTCATTGAGATTGTCGTTACGGGTTGGAGATACTGTGACCGTAACCTCGGCGCGGAACATCGAAAGGATGATTACGAGTTTTTCGCCGCCCCGGTCGCAAAAATTTGTAGTCGCCGGACTCTTTGAAACAAACAACAGGGATTACGACGTTTCTTACGCATTTACTTCGATCGGAGAAGCAAAAAGACTTTTAGGATACGGCGAAGAAATATCGGGTATCGACGTGCGACTCGGAAATATCGAAAATGCCGAAGCTTTGAAGAAGGAATTGACCGACAAATTCGGCGTCGATAATTTTTCATATTATACTTGGTACGATCTCCACAAAGACCTCTACAGCATAATGTCCGTCGAACGTTGGTCGGCTTACATTCTATTGAGTCTAATTATAGCCGTAGCAACTTTCAATATTTTCGCCTCGCTTACAATGACCGTCCTCGAAAAGAAAAAGGATATAGCTATTTTGCGTTCGATGGGAGCCGATGCAAACACTGTCAGACGAATATTTATGTATGAAGGTTTACTGGTCGGTTTAATCGGAACCGTTGCGGGAATAATTCTGGGACTGACGGTTTGTTATTTGCAAATTCAGTACAATTTTTATCCGCTTGATCCGACAAAATATATCATAAACGCGATGCCGGTAAAAGTAATGATAACGGACATAATCGCAATCGGAGGCATGTCTTTGTTTTAA
- a CDS encoding ABC transporter ATP-binding protein produces the protein MNEKIIVAEGIRKSFRISKDKSLEILKGISLEIESLKITVIVGASGAGKSTLLHILSGLDKPDNGKILIDGKDISKMSDAQLSKFRNKRIGFIFQFHHLLPEFTAEENVAIPIMLDGASYGKALERSRELLKIVGLADRSAHKPAELSGGEQQRVAVARALANNPSIIFADEPTGNLDSANGEIIHSLFTELKNNHGYTFLVVSHNPELIKLGDVVHEIKDGTIIDGNLSSR, from the coding sequence ATGAATGAAAAAATCATTGTAGCCGAAGGAATTCGAAAATCTTTCAGAATTTCGAAAGATAAAAGTCTGGAAATATTAAAAGGAATATCGCTCGAAATCGAATCGCTTAAGATTACCGTAATAGTGGGAGCTTCGGGCGCGGGCAAAAGCACGCTGCTCCATATTCTGAGCGGATTGGACAAACCTGACAATGGTAAAATTTTAATCGACGGAAAAGACATCTCGAAAATGAGCGACGCTCAATTATCGAAATTCAGAAATAAAAGAATCGGTTTTATATTTCAATTTCATCACCTGCTGCCCGAATTTACGGCGGAAGAAAATGTTGCAATTCCGATAATGCTCGACGGCGCCTCTTACGGAAAAGCCCTCGAGCGGAGCCGGGAATTATTAAAAATTGTGGGTTTAGCCGACCGCTCGGCGCATAAACCCGCCGAGCTTTCCGGCGGCGAGCAGCAACGGGTTGCCGTAGCTCGCGCTCTGGCCAATAATCCTTCGATAATATTTGCCGACGAACCTACAGGAAATCTCGATTCTGCCAACGGCGAAATTATTCATTCTCTCTTCACCGAATTGAAGAATAATCACGGCTATACGTTTCTCGTCGTAAGCCATAATCCGGAATTAATAAAACTTGGCGACGTAGTCCACGAAATCAAAGACGGAACGATAATCGACGGAAATTTAAGTTCC